The following proteins are encoded in a genomic region of Deinococcus planocerae:
- a CDS encoding SMP-30/gluconolactonase/LRE family protein, with amino-acid sequence MTHLAATRPEFLDLFPEGAALTRLAEGFTWAEGPVYHPGTDAVIFSDVRQNRTWRWSRSEGLQEEMHPSHHQNGHTLDAGGRLVACSHGQRALVRQEENGAWTILADTFEGRRLSSPNDVTLHPDGSLWFTDPTYGIDQPEEGYGGEREQPGNHVYRLAPDGTLTAPIRDRRMPNGLAFAAPGVLLVSDTHDDEGHLYRYRVSPDGTVTPEGQWATIRPGVPDGFRVDDSGRVWTSAGDGVHVLSPGGEELGCILVPETVSNLCFGGPEGTELSMTASSGLYHLPTRVRGLRL; translated from the coding sequence ATGACCCACCTCGCCGCGACCCGCCCCGAGTTCCTCGACCTGTTCCCGGAAGGAGCCGCGCTGACCCGGCTGGCGGAAGGCTTCACCTGGGCGGAGGGTCCGGTCTACCACCCGGGGACAGACGCCGTGATCTTCAGCGACGTGCGCCAGAACCGCACCTGGCGCTGGTCCCGCTCTGAAGGGTTGCAAGAGGAGATGCACCCGAGCCACCACCAGAACGGGCACACGCTGGACGCCGGGGGCCGCCTCGTCGCCTGCTCGCACGGCCAGCGCGCGCTCGTCCGGCAGGAGGAAAACGGGGCCTGGACCATTCTCGCCGACACCTTCGAGGGCCGCAGGCTCAGCAGCCCCAACGACGTGACCCTCCACCCGGACGGCAGCCTGTGGTTTACCGACCCCACCTACGGTATCGACCAGCCCGAGGAGGGCTACGGCGGCGAACGGGAGCAGCCGGGCAACCACGTCTACCGCCTCGCCCCGGACGGGACCCTTACCGCCCCCATCCGTGACCGCCGGATGCCCAACGGCCTCGCCTTCGCCGCACCGGGCGTCCTCCTCGTGTCCGACACCCACGACGACGAGGGCCACCTCTACCGCTACCGCGTGAGCCCGGACGGCACCGTCACCCCTGAGGGCCAGTGGGCCACCATCCGCCCCGGTGTGCCCGACGGCTTTCGGGTGGACGACTCGGGCCGCGTCTGGACCAGCGCCGGGGACGGCGTTCACGTCCTGAGCCCAGGCGGCGAGGAATTGGGCTGCATCCTCGTGCCCGAGACCGTCTCCAACCTCTGCTTCGGCGGGCCGGAGGGGACCGAGCTGTCCATGACCGCCAGCAGCGGCCTCTACCACCTCCCCACGCGGGTGCGGGGGCTGCGGCTTTAG
- a CDS encoding c-type cytochrome has protein sequence MSDDRFFSRREIVAALTFVVLGTAIGVTSYRAGLNIAGANAGAVVAASTKPAPPNGQTLYAGNCAGCHGAQAQGGVGPSLAETKGWALADFAEAVLNGHAPGGRTLSTVMPHFADTGLDGAPPTDDQIKALHEYIKGL, from the coding sequence GTGAGTGACGACCGTTTCTTCTCCAGGCGTGAGATCGTCGCCGCCCTGACCTTCGTGGTGCTGGGGACGGCCATCGGGGTGACCTCATACCGGGCAGGGCTGAATATTGCGGGCGCGAACGCGGGGGCAGTGGTCGCCGCCTCCACCAAACCCGCGCCCCCCAACGGACAGACGCTGTACGCCGGAAACTGCGCCGGGTGCCACGGAGCGCAAGCCCAGGGCGGGGTCGGCCCCAGCCTCGCGGAGACGAAGGGCTGGGCGCTCGCGGACTTCGCCGAGGCGGTCCTGAACGGGCACGCGCCGGGCGGGCGGACCCTTTCGACCGTGATGCCGCACTTCGCGGACACCGGGCTGGACGGGGCACCCCCCACCGACGACCAGATCAAGGCGCTGCACGAGTACATCAAGGGGTTGTAA
- a CDS encoding CBS domain-containing protein has product MNVAQLMSRSPVTVSPDSSVPDAALLMRQRGIRRLPVLEDGRLVGIVTDRDLREVMPGRTTTLSMWEATTRLAALTVGEVMRRGVVTTHPEADTRDAAYALLRHKIGGMPVVDDAGMLVGMLTVTDLLHDYARMPEPGTDTPAVSEEARA; this is encoded by the coding sequence ATGAATGTCGCCCAGCTCATGTCCCGCTCGCCCGTGACCGTCTCTCCCGACTCCAGCGTTCCCGACGCCGCCCTGCTGATGCGCCAGCGGGGCATCCGCCGCCTGCCCGTGCTCGAAGACGGGCGGCTCGTCGGCATCGTGACCGACCGCGACCTGCGCGAGGTGATGCCGGGCCGCACCACCACCCTCAGCATGTGGGAGGCGACCACCCGCCTCGCCGCGCTCACCGTGGGGGAGGTCATGCGCCGGGGCGTGGTGACCACCCATCCCGAGGCCGACACCCGGGACGCCGCCTACGCCCTGTTGCGGCACAAGATCGGCGGGATGCCCGTCGTGGACGATGCCGGAATGCTGGTGGGCATGCTCACCGTGACCGACCTGCTGCACGACTACGCCCGGATGCCCGAGCCGGGGACGGACACACCCGCCGTGAGCGAGGAGGCCCGCGCGTGA
- a CDS encoding b(o/a)3-type cytochrome-c oxidase subunit 1, with product MTTPPLRPSVPLVSGPRADATPDAAYLASLKKVTQYYVVTGFLALLVGILLGPLQAFNYAGINVYDYPLLKALIKSYYQGLTLHGVLNALVFTQFFISGWMLYLPVRDLGARINLRFAWFTYLLMTAGLLTAAVPLLTNDATVLYTFYPPLEGSPLFYIGAGVMVGSSLLVAGQVVHTWWRWKRENPGRVTPLVTFGSVATWLMWSIAALGIVVEVIVLLIPWSLGLTSGVDPLLARTLFWWTGHPIVYFWVLPAYISWYAFLPRQAGGRVASEGLARLAFVLFLIFSVPVGLHHQYADPNISNTWKSIHMLLTFLVAVPTLLTAFSVAASLEDGARARGGRGLVGWIGRLSWGNASFSAQVLAMTSFIFGGAGGVVNASLAFGPVVHNTAWIPGHFHITVGTATTLTFMGVAFWFIPHLTGKRLFSPRLASWSVWLWFVGMMLFALGMHWQGLLGVPRRSQMSTTAQDIYRQMNLAVPQALTGLSGIVLLVGGLLFFWVLFRTLLSKRVQDGDAVPIPYSEAISPAGEKLSEASLLVRRTEPLLAISVFAFFLVLLVYLPVLGPMIADAQLVPGARLW from the coding sequence GTGACCACCCCACCCCTCCGCCCCTCCGTGCCGCTGGTGTCCGGCCCCCGTGCGGACGCCACGCCAGACGCGGCCTACCTCGCCAGCCTCAAGAAAGTCACCCAGTACTACGTCGTGACGGGCTTCCTGGCCCTGCTCGTCGGTATTCTCCTCGGCCCGCTTCAGGCGTTCAACTACGCAGGTATCAACGTCTACGACTATCCGCTGCTCAAGGCGCTGATCAAGTCGTACTACCAGGGGCTGACCCTGCACGGGGTCCTGAACGCGCTCGTGTTCACCCAGTTTTTCATCAGCGGATGGATGCTGTACCTCCCGGTGCGTGACCTGGGCGCGCGGATCAACCTGCGCTTTGCCTGGTTCACCTACCTCCTGATGACCGCCGGGCTGCTCACCGCCGCCGTGCCGCTGCTGACGAACGACGCGACCGTGCTCTACACCTTCTACCCGCCGCTGGAGGGGAGCCCCCTCTTCTACATCGGCGCGGGGGTGATGGTGGGGTCGAGCCTGCTCGTCGCGGGGCAGGTCGTCCACACGTGGTGGCGCTGGAAGCGGGAGAACCCGGGCCGGGTCACCCCGCTCGTCACCTTCGGGAGCGTCGCCACCTGGCTGATGTGGTCCATCGCCGCGCTCGGGATCGTCGTCGAGGTGATCGTCCTGCTGATCCCGTGGTCGCTGGGGCTGACCTCCGGGGTGGACCCGCTGCTGGCGCGCACGCTCTTCTGGTGGACCGGGCACCCCATCGTGTACTTCTGGGTGCTGCCCGCCTACATCTCGTGGTACGCCTTCCTGCCCCGGCAGGCGGGGGGCCGCGTCGCCTCCGAGGGGCTCGCCCGGCTGGCCTTCGTACTGTTCCTGATTTTCAGCGTGCCCGTGGGGCTGCACCACCAGTACGCCGACCCCAACATCTCGAATACCTGGAAGAGCATCCACATGCTGCTGACCTTCCTGGTCGCCGTGCCCACCCTCCTGACCGCCTTCAGCGTGGCGGCCAGCCTGGAGGACGGGGCGCGGGCGCGGGGAGGCCGGGGGCTCGTCGGCTGGATAGGCCGCCTCTCCTGGGGCAACGCCTCCTTCAGCGCGCAGGTGCTCGCCATGACCTCCTTCATCTTCGGGGGGGCGGGCGGCGTGGTGAACGCGAGCCTGGCCTTCGGGCCGGTCGTGCACAACACCGCCTGGATTCCCGGGCACTTCCACATCACGGTGGGCACGGCGACGACGCTGACCTTTATGGGGGTGGCCTTCTGGTTCATCCCGCACCTGACGGGCAAGCGGCTTTTCAGCCCGCGCCTGGCGTCTTGGTCGGTCTGGCTGTGGTTCGTCGGCATGATGCTCTTCGCCCTCGGGATGCACTGGCAGGGGCTCCTCGGCGTGCCGCGCCGCTCGCAGATGAGCACCACCGCGCAGGACATCTACCGCCAGATGAATCTCGCCGTCCCGCAGGCGCTGACGGGCCTGAGCGGCATCGTCCTCCTCGTGGGCGGGTTGCTGTTCTTCTGGGTGCTGTTCCGCACGCTGCTTTCGAAGCGTGTGCAGGACGGGGACGCGGTGCCCATCCCCTACAGCGAGGCGATCAGCCCTGCTGGGGAGAAGCTCTCGGAGGCCAGCCTGCTCGTCCGGCGCACCGAGCCGCTGCTCGCCATCTCGGTCTTTGCCTTCTTCCTCGTGTTGCTGGTGTACCTCCCCGTCCTCGGCCCGATGATCGCGGACGCCCAGCTCGTCCCGGGAGCGCGGCTGTGGTGA
- a CDS encoding isoprenyl transferase — protein MTRPPLKAALRTAKKTRDAARGALLWGYEQRLARAVRDHGKLPQHLGLILDGNRRFARASGLQRDLGHSFGADKAHEVLQWCLELGIPAVTIWVLSTDNVSRAPEELAHILALLEREALNLATDPRIHANRVRVRAIGQHHDFPVNVLDALRELEEKTASYDGMLLNIAVGYGGREEIVDAVKQYLAAQAAAGETLAGVIERLKPEDISAHLYTAGVPDPDFIIRTSGEIRLSGFMLWQSVYSEYYFCDVYWPGFRRVDFLRALRDFQGRDRRFGK, from the coding sequence ATGACCCGCCCGCCCCTCAAAGCCGCCCTGCGTACCGCCAAGAAAACGCGTGACGCGGCGCGCGGCGCCCTGTTGTGGGGCTACGAGCAACGCCTCGCCCGGGCGGTGCGGGACCACGGCAAATTGCCCCAGCACCTCGGCCTGATTCTCGACGGCAACCGGCGCTTTGCCCGCGCGAGCGGTTTGCAACGCGATCTGGGGCATTCGTTCGGGGCGGACAAGGCACACGAGGTCTTGCAGTGGTGCCTGGAGCTGGGCATTCCCGCCGTGACCATCTGGGTGCTGAGTACCGACAACGTGAGCCGCGCCCCCGAGGAACTCGCGCATATCCTGGCGCTGCTGGAACGCGAGGCCCTCAATCTCGCCACCGACCCGCGCATCCACGCCAACCGGGTGCGCGTGCGCGCCATCGGGCAGCACCACGATTTTCCAGTGAACGTCCTCGACGCCCTGCGCGAGCTGGAGGAAAAGACCGCCTCATACGACGGGATGCTCCTGAATATCGCGGTGGGGTACGGGGGCCGCGAGGAGATTGTGGACGCCGTGAAGCAGTACCTCGCGGCCCAGGCGGCGGCGGGCGAGACGCTGGCGGGCGTGATCGAGAGGCTGAAGCCCGAGGACATCAGCGCACACCTGTACACGGCGGGCGTTCCCGACCCCGACTTCATCATCCGCACGAGCGGCGAGATCCGGCTTTCGGGCTTCATGCTGTGGCAGAGCGTGTATTCCGAGTACTACTTCTGCGACGTGTACTGGCCGGGCTTTCGCCGGGTGGACTTCCTGCGCGCCCTGCGCGACTTCCAGGGGCGGGACCGCAGATTCGGGAAATAG
- a CDS encoding YwbE family protein yields the protein MESRPLPLPYPPPPTPPPRSQIRPGVTVDIVQKQDQPTGRLTRGVVAQLLTKSATHPHGIKVRLTSGQVGRVQAVVGGEEG from the coding sequence ATGGAAAGCCGCCCGCTCCCCCTCCCCTATCCTCCCCCCCCGACCCCCCCTCCCCGCTCCCAGATTCGCCCCGGCGTGACCGTGGACATCGTGCAGAAGCAGGACCAGCCCACGGGCAGGCTCACGCGCGGGGTGGTGGCGCAGCTTCTCACCAAATCGGCCACCCACCCGCACGGCATCAAAGTCCGCCTCACGAGCGGGCAGGTGGGCCGCGTGCAGGCGGTGGTCGGAGGCGAGGAGGGCTAA
- a CDS encoding type II toxin-antitoxin system RelE/ParE family toxin — MVIVETSVFTRLIRDLMGENEDRELQNMLVANPEVGKVIRGSGGLCKTRVSHDNLGKSKGLRLIYYYAETQRQLLMLYIYPKSQATDLTRAQVAVLRQIIEANYP, encoded by the coding sequence ATGGTGATTGTCGAAACGAGTGTGTTCACCCGCCTGATCCGTGACCTGATGGGCGAAAACGAGGACCGGGAACTCCAGAACATGCTCGTCGCCAACCCGGAAGTCGGCAAGGTCATCCGGGGAAGCGGCGGACTTTGCAAAACGCGCGTCAGCCACGACAACCTCGGCAAGAGCAAAGGGTTACGCTTGATCTATTACTATGCCGAGACCCAGCGACAGTTGCTCATGCTGTACATCTACCCGAAGTCTCAGGCCACGGACCTGACCCGAGCCCAGGTGGCGGTGCTCCGCCAGATCATCGAGGCGAACTACCCATGA
- the mutY gene encoding A/G-specific adenine glycosylase: MTLSPADLPAVRAALLGWFDRAGRDLPWRVGPEGGRDPYRVWVSEVLLQQTQVARGRVYFERFLEAFPTVEALAAAPIEAVLKAWEGCGYYARARNLHRAAGVIVRGGMPMTHEGWRALPGVGPYTAAAVASLAFGEARAVSDGNVRRVLARIHGERQPTETWVQARADDLLDPARPGALNEAVMDLGATICTPKNPRCHECPVSAWCAAFASGEPASFPAPRVRAAVREVRAVALLLGDDREAVLERREGTLLGGLMGLPTEVVGDGEAEWDAVARLAARLGATVTGELGTVTHTMTHRLVTLTVYGGQGGPARTPVADAALSRLDHKALGLWRAREGSLFAEA, encoded by the coding sequence GTGACCCTCTCCCCCGCCGACCTCCCCGCCGTGCGCGCGGCGCTGCTGGGCTGGTTCGACCGCGCCGGACGCGACCTGCCGTGGCGTGTGGGGCCGGAGGGCGGGCGCGACCCCTACCGGGTGTGGGTGTCCGAGGTGCTGCTCCAGCAGACCCAGGTGGCGCGCGGGCGGGTGTACTTCGAGCGTTTTCTGGAGGCGTTCCCGACGGTGGAGGCGCTGGCCGCCGCTCCCATCGAGGCCGTTCTCAAGGCGTGGGAGGGCTGCGGCTACTACGCGCGGGCCAGGAACCTGCACCGGGCGGCGGGCGTGATCGTGCGGGGGGGAATGCCGATGACCCACGAGGGCTGGCGGGCCTTGCCCGGCGTGGGCCCCTACACGGCGGCGGCGGTCGCCAGCCTGGCCTTCGGGGAGGCCAGGGCGGTCAGCGACGGCAACGTGCGGCGGGTGCTCGCGCGGATCCACGGCGAGCGGCAGCCGACGGAAACGTGGGTGCAGGCGCGGGCCGACGACCTGCTCGACCCCGCCCGCCCCGGCGCCCTCAACGAGGCGGTGATGGACCTGGGGGCGACCATTTGCACGCCCAAGAACCCGCGTTGCCACGAGTGCCCCGTCTCCGCGTGGTGCGCGGCCTTCGCGTCGGGGGAGCCCGCCTCCTTCCCCGCCCCCAGGGTCCGCGCCGCCGTCCGCGAGGTTCGTGCCGTGGCCCTGCTCCTCGGCGACGACCGCGAGGCCGTGCTCGAACGGCGGGAGGGGACCCTGCTGGGCGGGTTGATGGGGCTGCCCACCGAGGTCGTCGGGGACGGTGAGGCCGAATGGGACGCAGTGGCCCGCCTCGCCGCGCGGCTGGGGGCGACGGTGACGGGCGAACTGGGTACCGTCACCCACACGATGACCCATAGGCTCGTGACGCTGACCGTCTACGGGGGGCAGGGGGGCCCGGCGCGTACCCCCGTCGCCGACGCCGCCCTCTCCCGACTGGATCACAAGGCGCTGGGGCTGTGGCGGGCGCGGGAGGGGTCGCTGTTCGCTGAGGCGTGA
- a CDS encoding AfsR/SARP family transcriptional regulator — translation MTAPAPIPATLYLRTLGDAVVTLEGQPLTWPAHSAEELLWYLHAHEGGAYRADILAELWGLEDTPAAANRFRVALCRLRATLGSTDAVTEVRGRYALHPALLARSDTAALHAGLHDARFARDDAEREEALRRALAVADGEYLPGVRGEWADAARAHHRAARVRAYVALAMLHCARRECPLAALALTRAVECDPLIGEDHHQRLMTCLAATRGKYEAVEHYRRYCRYLREEVGDTPMSETAHLAERIKQGEVPCADAVLAAPATGPLPFLGR, via the coding sequence ATGACTGCCCCCGCCCCCATCCCCGCCACCCTCTACCTCCGCACGCTGGGAGACGCCGTGGTCACCCTGGAGGGGCAGCCGCTGACGTGGCCTGCCCACAGCGCCGAGGAGTTGCTGTGGTACCTCCACGCGCACGAGGGCGGGGCGTACCGGGCGGATATCCTCGCGGAGCTGTGGGGGCTGGAGGACACGCCCGCCGCCGCGAACCGCTTCCGGGTGGCGCTGTGCCGGTTGCGGGCGACGCTGGGAAGCACGGACGCGGTGACCGAGGTTCGAGGACGTTACGCGCTGCACCCGGCGCTCCTGGCCCGGAGCGACACCGCCGCGCTGCACGCGGGACTTCACGACGCCCGTTTCGCCCGGGACGACGCCGAGCGCGAGGAAGCCCTGCGGCGGGCGCTGGCGGTGGCGGACGGCGAGTACCTGCCGGGCGTGCGCGGCGAGTGGGCCGACGCGGCGCGGGCGCACCACCGGGCGGCGCGGGTGCGGGCGTACGTGGCCCTCGCCATGCTCCACTGCGCCCGGCGCGAGTGCCCGCTGGCGGCCCTGGCCCTGACCCGCGCGGTCGAGTGCGACCCCCTGATCGGCGAGGACCACCACCAGCGCCTGATGACCTGCCTCGCCGCCACGCGCGGCAAGTACGAGGCCGTCGAGCACTACCGCCGCTACTGCCGCTACCTGCGCGAGGAGGTGGGCGACACCCCCATGTCCGAGACCGCCCACCTCGCCGAGCGCATCAAGCAGGGCGAGGTCCCCTGCGCGGACGCCGTGCTGGCGGCCCCGGCGACCGGACCCCTTCCCTTCCTGGGGAGGTAA
- a CDS encoding cytochrome c oxidase subunit II: MAAPNRPVRRLDHHTLALYENIWLGIAVALLLLLFASVFSSMITGTFPLLRGTGGGHASGVSSGRVDPKNLAATPFAHPGLRQNADGTLEAFVVARAFNFEPAVLRVPAGQPVTIHVTSADVVHGYNVTGTNINAEILPGHVASFTLTFRRPGEQHVICNEYCGIGHQSMINRVIVDPPAALTRP; this comes from the coding sequence ATGGCGGCCCCCAACCGGCCCGTGCGGCGCCTCGACCACCACACCCTCGCCCTGTACGAGAACATCTGGCTGGGCATCGCCGTCGCGCTGCTGCTGCTGCTGTTTGCCAGCGTGTTCAGCAGCATGATCACCGGCACCTTCCCCCTGCTGAGGGGCACGGGCGGCGGCCACGCGAGCGGGGTGAGCAGCGGGCGGGTCGATCCGAAGAACCTGGCCGCCACGCCCTTCGCCCACCCCGGCCTGCGGCAGAACGCGGACGGCACCCTGGAGGCCTTCGTGGTCGCCCGCGCCTTCAACTTCGAGCCCGCCGTGTTGCGCGTGCCCGCCGGGCAGCCCGTGACCATCCACGTCACCTCCGCCGACGTGGTGCACGGCTACAACGTGACGGGCACGAACATCAACGCCGAGATTCTGCCCGGGCACGTGGCGAGCTTCACCCTCACCTTCCGCCGCCCGGGGGAGCAACACGTTATCTGCAACGAGTACTGCGGGATCGGCCACCAGAGCATGATCAACCGCGTGATCGTCGATCCGCCCGCGGCGCTGACCCGGCCCTAG
- the nadS gene encoding NadS family protein, whose product MNEAMFDELVASVREGGEILSGQRAPSRAFDFQPLDVTRIRERLSLSQPKFAALLGISVATLRNWEQGRRTPEGPARVLLSVVDKHPEVLRDLNLGPSQGGS is encoded by the coding sequence ATGAACGAAGCCATGTTCGACGAGCTTGTCGCCAGCGTGAGGGAGGGGGGCGAGATTTTGAGCGGTCAGCGTGCCCCCTCGCGCGCCTTCGACTTTCAGCCGCTCGATGTCACCCGCATTCGGGAACGTCTGAGTCTCAGCCAGCCGAAATTCGCCGCCCTCCTCGGCATCAGTGTGGCGACGCTTCGCAACTGGGAGCAGGGCCGCCGCACCCCGGAAGGCCCCGCCCGGGTTCTTCTCAGTGTCGTGGACAAGCACCCCGAGGTGTTGCGTGACCTGAACCTCGGACCTTCTCAGGGTGGCTCGTAA